The window TTGGGATCTCTCGAACTTGACGGCGCGGTGGTGACTCTCGATGCGATGCACACCCAGACCGATACCGCTACAGCCATCACCGCAGCCGGCGGCGACTACGTGTTCACGGTGAAGGCGAACATGCCCACCCTGCACCACAAGCTCAACAAGCTGCCGTGGAAGGACATCCCCGCCCACACGGCCAGGGCCACCGACCGTGGCCGGCGGGTCACCCGCACAATCAAGGTCGCCGATGTTCCCGACTGGATCGACTTTTCCGGCGCAGCCCAGGTCGCCCAACTTCGCCGCACCGTCACCGACAAAGAAACCAAAACCGTCGAGGTCGTCTACCTGATCACCTCCGCACGTCACACCGCCGCGCCGCCGCAGCGACTCGCCACCTGGGTGCAAGGCCACTGGGGCACGAGGTGCCTCGGCTTTGCTTTCTGCTCGTCAACCAGACCCGGCGATCTTTCGCGCCAGTCCTGGCCAGAAACGCATGGGTGGTCTCGGCTGCTAGTGGCCCGCCGCGCCAGCCGGTTTTTGCCGAGCTCGGTCAGGAATGCGCGGCGGGAAACTTCAAGGGCGGCTATGGATTTCACCCGCTTACGGCGTGGTGCGACAATACCGGGGAGCTGCTGGCGGTCATCGCACGCAGCGGGAACGCGGGGTCGAACACGGCCGCCGATCACATCGCGATCATCGACGCCGCGATCGCCGCGGTACCCGCGCGGTGGCGGCGCAACCTGCTGGTCAGCATCGACGGCGCCGGATCCAGCCACGCCGTGGTCGAGCACCTCACCGCGCTGAACGCCCGGCCGGGCTGGTCGGTGCAGTACTCGGTCGGATTCGACCTAGACGAGCGGGTCCGCACCGCGATCGGGCAGACCCCCGAGCAGGTGTGGGAGGCCGCGCTCGACGCCGCCGGCAAGGCGCGCGGGGACGCGCAGGTCGCCGAGGTGACCGGGCTGCTGCGGCACAGTACCGGCGGCGATCGGCTCGACACCTGGCCGGACGGGATGCGGATCCTGGTGCGACGGGAGGAGATCGAGACCGGCGCGCAGCTATCGCTGTTCGAGCAGGCCAACGGCTACCGCTACCAGCCGCTGGCCACCGCCGCCGCCGGCGGGCAGGCCCAACGATTGGAGGCTCGACACCGGGTACACGCCCGCGTGGAGGGGTTCATCCGCTGCGGCAAAGCGACCGGCCTGGCCAAATGGCCATCCGGGTCGTTCGCGATCAACACCGCCTGGATCACCGCGGCCGCGATCGCGATCGACCTGCTGTGCTGGACGCGGCTGCTGCTGCTCGACGGCGCCCTCGCCAAGGCCGAGCCCGCCACCCTGCGCTACCGGCTGCTGCACGCCGCTGCCCGCCTCGTCTCCCATGCCCGCATGCTGATCCTCCGCATCCCCGAACCCTGGCCCTGGGCAGAAGATTTCGCCGACGCGTTCAACCGCGTCCGCGCTATCCCCTGACCACAGCCACCTTGCCCGAGCAACCCAGGAAGGAGTACCCCCACCGGGAACGTGGAACCCGGCGCCACCGCACGACACGCGGCGCCGCCGCTTATCCGCTACCCCAGAATCACGACCGAAACGGCCGAACCGCCGCCCGTCACGGGCCAACCCGGCCTACCGTGAAATTTCGAGGCCTGTGGTACTCGGGCGAGCACAAGACCCAGGGCGGCAACGTGCAGATCCTCGCCGACCCGGCCGGGTTCCCGGTGTGGTCCAGCGAGGTCGAACCGGGCAGCGTGCATGACATCACCGCTGCCCGCGCACACTGTCTGGGCGCACTGTACGAGGCCGCCGCCGACGGGCTACCGACGTTGGCGGACAAGGGATATGAGGGCGCCGGGATCGGGGTGCACAGCCCGGTCAAAGGCCGTGACCTCGATGTCGCCAATCGCAGCTACAACACGCTGCTGACCGCGATTCGGGCGATCGGGGAACGCGCCAATGCCGAACTCAAAGAACGCTGGCGGTGTCTTCGGCGAATCAGACGGTGCCCAACCAGAATTGGCCAGATTGTTGCTGCCGCAATCGTCCTATCAACTCTCCAGAGGGGAAACTACTGAGAAAACCTCAATATCACCCAGGCGCAGACCCACGATGTCGACGGGGCGCAGACCCGTCCTGGCCGCCAACAGCAGCAACGCCCGGTCGCGAAGCCCTTGCCCCGTGGTCGGATCCGGGAGTTGACCAGCTGCTCGATCCGATCAGCGGCCAGCACCGCCACCGACCTGCGACGCCGAGCGAACGTCGCTGGCACCGCCGCGGACAGTCCCGCGCGGCAGCCGGCATCCTCCAAGAAGCGGCACAGCACCCGCAACGCCGACACCACGGTCCGCATACTCCCCGCCTGGTAGCGACTGGCGAGAAACACCACCGCAGCCGATACGTCCGCGCGCGAGAGGCCCTCGATGGCGGACACACCACGCTCGGGCAGCCAGGCCAGCACCGTGCGGGACACCGTCGCATACAGCTCCCGCGTCGCCACCGCCAGCCTGCGATGATCGAGCCACGCCTCGAACTGCTCCTGAACCGGCCGGAACGCAACGTTCAGCACGTCATTGGGGTGCGACCGGCGCGACTGCCGCCACCGGTACGAACCCGTCACCGCCACCTCGGCCAGCACCAACGCCGACTTGCGTAGCAGCTTGCGTTTCCAATCCTTG is drawn from Candidatus Mycolicibacterium alkanivorans and contains these coding sequences:
- a CDS encoding transposase translates to MVSAASGPPRQPVFAELGQECAAGNFKGGYGFHPLTAWCDNTGELLAVIARSGNAGSNTAADHIAIIDAAIAAVPARWRRNLLVSIDGAGSSHAVVEHLTALNARPGWSVQYSVGFDLDERVRTAIGQTPEQVWEAALDAAGKARGDAQVAEVTGLLRHSTGGDRLDTWPDGMRILVRREEIETGAQLSLFEQANGYRYQPLATAAAGGQAQRLEARHRVHARVEGFIRCGKATGLAKWPSGSFAINTAWITAAAIAIDLLCWTRLLLLDGALAKAEPATLRYRLLHAAARLVSHARMLILRIPEPWPWAEDFADAFNRVRAIP
- a CDS encoding transposase family protein — encoded protein: MKFRGLWYSGEHKTQGGNVQILADPAGFPVWSSEVEPGSVHDITAARAHCLGALYEAAADGLPTLADKGYEGAGIGVHSPVKGRDLDVANRSYNTLLTAIRAIGERANAELKERWRCLRRIRRCPTRIGQIVAAAIVLSTLQRGNY